Proteins from a single region of Paramormyrops kingsleyae isolate MSU_618 chromosome 9, PKINGS_0.4, whole genome shotgun sequence:
- the dyrk1b gene encoding dual specificity tyrosine-phosphorylation-regulated kinase 1B isoform X1: MVITSTVEEKPQPSNRMVANLPAESWIGNPDQNLYLPQSHLLRKPSRSGSSSGCKPHSSSLCQPAALGFSPAEPTMSSQHSHPSFSNIHSMAEQQQVLSDMTILQRRIPPSFRDPASAPLRKLSVDLIKTYKHINEVYYTKKKRRAQQVPPEDSSTKKERKVYNDGYDDDNYDYIVKNGEKWLDRYEIDSLIGKGSFGQVVKAYDHHEQEWVAIKIIKNKKAFLNQAQIELRLLELMNKHDTEMKYYIVHLKRHFMFRNHLCLVFELLSYNLYDLLRNTNFRGVSLNLTRKFAQQLCTALLFLATPELSIIHCDLKPENILLCNPKRSAIKIVDFGSSCQLGQRIYQYIQSRFYRSPEVLLGMPYDLAIDMWSLGCILVEMHTGEPLFSGSNEVDQMNKIVEVLGVPPNHMLDQAPKARKYFDKLSDGLWTVKKNKDIKKVLYPSACEYKPPATRRLHEILGVETGGPGGRRAGEQGHAPCDYLKFKDLILRMLDYDPKTRITPFYALQHNFFKKTTDEGTNTSSSTSTSPAMDHSHSTSTTSSVSSSGGSSGSSNDNRNYRYSNRYYNSAVTHTDYEMQSPQAPSQQQLRIWPGGEGGPLSNSGDPPYPQLLLHKPAASQHSRHFLSGVGVGMGGIMEPHHPHPIYGSHHSNGRQLRQQQQNQPQNQSQPCQSAQSLMPVSSPQMQDSIELSLSHHHHLGQSSIMPPQSLDSSQYGSSNLHLGLSAFRTRTVMAPQPPPPPPPTASQQQLAQPPPSQDSMVAASGLGYIPPCYLGSNNNNNPPQGSVGVGGSMLTGGPPPRGIGGGGRPDSEESAMMSVCGSGGGGGPNAANS, encoded by the exons ATGGTGATCACTTCAACTGTGGAAGAGAAGCCACAGCCTTCCAACAGGATGGTTGCAAATTTACCTGCCGAGTCCTGGATCGGCAACCCAGATCAGAATCTGTATCTGCCACAGTCACACCTGCTCCGGAAGCCATCACGAA GTGGAAGCAGCTCAGGATGCAAGCCCCACTCCTCCTCCCTCTGCCAGCCTGCAGCCTTGGGCTTCTCCCCCGCTGAGCCAACCATGTCGAGCCAGCACAGCCACCCCTCCTTTAGCAACATCCACTCCATGGCCGAACAGCAGCAG GTGCTGTCAGACATGACCATTCTGCAGAGGAGGATCCCCCCAAGCTTCCGAGATCCAGCTAGTGCCCCACTGCGAAAACTGTCGGTTGATCTCATCAAGACATATAAGCACATCAATGAG GTGTATTATACAAAGAAAAAGCGACGTGCCCAGCAGGTTCCCCCTGAGGATTCCAGCACTAAAAAGGAGCGCAAGGTGTACAATGATGGTTATGATGATGACAATTATGACTACATTGTCAAGAATGGGGAGAAGTGGTTGGACCGTTACGAGATTGACTCACTCATTGGCAAGGGCTCCTTTGGACAG GTGGTAAAAGCCTATGACCACCATGAGCAGGAGTGGGTAGCCATCAAGatcatcaaaaacaaaaaagcctTCCTGAACCAAGCTCAAATTGAGCTGCGCTTGCTGGAGCtcatgaacaaacatgacaCAGAGATGAAGTACTACATTG TGCACCTGAAGAGACACTTCATGTTTCGGAACCACCTTTGCCTGGTGTTTGAGCTTCTGTCCTACAATCTGTACGACCTCCTGCGCAACACCAATTTCCGTGGTGTTTCGCTCAATCTGACACGCAAGTTTGCTCAGCAGTTGTGCACAGCCTTGCTGTTCTTGGCCACGCCGGAGCTTAGCATCATACACTGCGACCTAAAGCCTGAGAACATCCTCCTCTGCAATCCTAAAAGGAGTGCCATCAAAATTGTGGACTTTGGAAGCTCCTGCCAGCTGGGTCAACGG ATCTACCAGTACATCCAAAGTAGGTTCTACCGATCTCCGGAGGTACTGCTTGGCATGCCTTATGATCTGGCCATTGACATGTGGTCCCTAGGCTGCATTCTGGTTGAGATGCACACAGGGGAGCCTCTCTTCAGTGGTTCCAATGAG GTGGATCAGATGAATAAAATAGTTGAGGTGCTGGGTGTCCCCCCCAACCACATGCTAGACCAGGCCCCCAAAGCACGGAAATATTTTGACAAGCTGTCTGACGGCCTCTGGACCGTCAAGAAGAACAAGGACATAAAGAAGGTACTTTATCCTTCGGCTTGC GAGTATAAGCCCCCTGCCACAAGACGGCTCCATGAGATTCTTGGGGTAGAAACAGGGGGACCTGGGGGCCGGCGGGCCGGAGAGCAGGGCCACGCCCCCTGCGACTACCTGAAGTTCAAAGACCTGATCCTCCGCATGCTGGACTATGACCCTAAGACCCGCATCACACCCTTCTATGCTCTGCAGCACAATTTCTTCAAGAAGACCACTGACGAGGGCACGAACACCAGCAGCTCCACCTCTACTAGCCCTGCCATGGACCACAGCCACTCCACCTCCACTACAAGCTCAGTCTCCAGCTCCG GTGGGTCTAGCGGTTCTTCCAATGACAACAGAAATTACCGGTACAGCAACCGGTACTACAACAGTGCAGTTACTCATACTGACTATGAAATGCAGAGTCCACAG GCTCCATCTCAGCAGCAGCTACGCATCTGGCCCGGAGGAGAGGGGGGTCCTCTGTCCAACAGTGGAGACCCTCCTTACCcccagctgctgctgcacaAGCCAGCTGCAAGCCAGCACTCCCGCCACTTCCTGTCTGGGGTCGGGGTCGGCATGGGAGGCATAATGGAGCCGCACCATCCCCATCCCATCTATGGGAGCCACCACAGCAATGGCCGGCAGCTCcgtcagcagcagcagaaccagcCACAGAACCAGTCGCAGCCCTGTCAGTCGGCACAGTCACTGATGCCTGTCTCCTCCCCACAGATGCAGGACAGCATTGAGCTGAGCCTCAGCCACCACCATCACCTGGGTCAGTCTTCCATCATGCCACCCCAGAGCTTGGACTCCAGTCAGTACGGCTCCTCCAATCTCCACCTGGGCCTTTCTGCTTTTCGGACTAGGACAGTCAtggccccccagcccccgcccccaccgccccccacAGCCTCTCAGCAACAGTTGGCCCAGCCTCCTCCCTCTCAGGACAGCATGGTAGCTGCCTCTGGGCTTGGGTACATTCCCCCATGTTACCTTGGCagtaacaacaataacaacccaCCCCAGGGAAGTGTTGGGGTGGGAGGCAGCATGTTAACCGGGGGTCCTCCGCCGAGGGGAATAGGTGGTGGGGGACGGCCCGATTCCGAGGAGTCGGCCATGATGAGTGTGTGTGGTAGTGGAGGAGGGGGCGGTCCCAATGCGGCCAACTCTTGA
- the dyrk1b gene encoding dual specificity tyrosine-phosphorylation-regulated kinase 1B isoform X3, whose product MSSQHSHPSFSNIHSMAEQQQVLSDMTILQRRIPPSFRDPASAPLRKLSVDLIKTYKHINEVYYTKKKRRAQQVPPEDSSTKKERKVYNDGYDDDNYDYIVKNGEKWLDRYEIDSLIGKGSFGQVVKAYDHHEQEWVAIKIIKNKKAFLNQAQIELRLLELMNKHDTEMKYYIVHLKRHFMFRNHLCLVFELLSYNLYDLLRNTNFRGVSLNLTRKFAQQLCTALLFLATPELSIIHCDLKPENILLCNPKRSAIKIVDFGSSCQLGQRIYQYIQSRFYRSPEVLLGMPYDLAIDMWSLGCILVEMHTGEPLFSGSNEVDQMNKIVEVLGVPPNHMLDQAPKARKYFDKLSDGLWTVKKNKDIKKVLYPSACEYKPPATRRLHEILGVETGGPGGRRAGEQGHAPCDYLKFKDLILRMLDYDPKTRITPFYALQHNFFKKTTDEGTNTSSSTSTSPAMDHSHSTSTTSSVSSSGGSSGSSNDNRNYRYSNRYYNSAVTHTDYEMQSPQAPSQQQLRIWPGGEGGPLSNSGDPPYPQLLLHKPAASQHSRHFLSGVGVGMGGIMEPHHPHPIYGSHHSNGRQLRQQQQNQPQNQSQPCQSAQSLMPVSSPQMQDSIELSLSHHHHLGQSSIMPPQSLDSSQYGSSNLHLGLSAFRTRTVMAPQPPPPPPPTASQQQLAQPPPSQDSMVAASGLGYIPPCYLGSNNNNNPPQGSVGVGGSMLTGGPPPRGIGGGGRPDSEESAMMSVCGSGGGGGPNAANS is encoded by the exons ATGTCGAGCCAGCACAGCCACCCCTCCTTTAGCAACATCCACTCCATGGCCGAACAGCAGCAG GTGCTGTCAGACATGACCATTCTGCAGAGGAGGATCCCCCCAAGCTTCCGAGATCCAGCTAGTGCCCCACTGCGAAAACTGTCGGTTGATCTCATCAAGACATATAAGCACATCAATGAG GTGTATTATACAAAGAAAAAGCGACGTGCCCAGCAGGTTCCCCCTGAGGATTCCAGCACTAAAAAGGAGCGCAAGGTGTACAATGATGGTTATGATGATGACAATTATGACTACATTGTCAAGAATGGGGAGAAGTGGTTGGACCGTTACGAGATTGACTCACTCATTGGCAAGGGCTCCTTTGGACAG GTGGTAAAAGCCTATGACCACCATGAGCAGGAGTGGGTAGCCATCAAGatcatcaaaaacaaaaaagcctTCCTGAACCAAGCTCAAATTGAGCTGCGCTTGCTGGAGCtcatgaacaaacatgacaCAGAGATGAAGTACTACATTG TGCACCTGAAGAGACACTTCATGTTTCGGAACCACCTTTGCCTGGTGTTTGAGCTTCTGTCCTACAATCTGTACGACCTCCTGCGCAACACCAATTTCCGTGGTGTTTCGCTCAATCTGACACGCAAGTTTGCTCAGCAGTTGTGCACAGCCTTGCTGTTCTTGGCCACGCCGGAGCTTAGCATCATACACTGCGACCTAAAGCCTGAGAACATCCTCCTCTGCAATCCTAAAAGGAGTGCCATCAAAATTGTGGACTTTGGAAGCTCCTGCCAGCTGGGTCAACGG ATCTACCAGTACATCCAAAGTAGGTTCTACCGATCTCCGGAGGTACTGCTTGGCATGCCTTATGATCTGGCCATTGACATGTGGTCCCTAGGCTGCATTCTGGTTGAGATGCACACAGGGGAGCCTCTCTTCAGTGGTTCCAATGAG GTGGATCAGATGAATAAAATAGTTGAGGTGCTGGGTGTCCCCCCCAACCACATGCTAGACCAGGCCCCCAAAGCACGGAAATATTTTGACAAGCTGTCTGACGGCCTCTGGACCGTCAAGAAGAACAAGGACATAAAGAAGGTACTTTATCCTTCGGCTTGC GAGTATAAGCCCCCTGCCACAAGACGGCTCCATGAGATTCTTGGGGTAGAAACAGGGGGACCTGGGGGCCGGCGGGCCGGAGAGCAGGGCCACGCCCCCTGCGACTACCTGAAGTTCAAAGACCTGATCCTCCGCATGCTGGACTATGACCCTAAGACCCGCATCACACCCTTCTATGCTCTGCAGCACAATTTCTTCAAGAAGACCACTGACGAGGGCACGAACACCAGCAGCTCCACCTCTACTAGCCCTGCCATGGACCACAGCCACTCCACCTCCACTACAAGCTCAGTCTCCAGCTCCG GTGGGTCTAGCGGTTCTTCCAATGACAACAGAAATTACCGGTACAGCAACCGGTACTACAACAGTGCAGTTACTCATACTGACTATGAAATGCAGAGTCCACAG GCTCCATCTCAGCAGCAGCTACGCATCTGGCCCGGAGGAGAGGGGGGTCCTCTGTCCAACAGTGGAGACCCTCCTTACCcccagctgctgctgcacaAGCCAGCTGCAAGCCAGCACTCCCGCCACTTCCTGTCTGGGGTCGGGGTCGGCATGGGAGGCATAATGGAGCCGCACCATCCCCATCCCATCTATGGGAGCCACCACAGCAATGGCCGGCAGCTCcgtcagcagcagcagaaccagcCACAGAACCAGTCGCAGCCCTGTCAGTCGGCACAGTCACTGATGCCTGTCTCCTCCCCACAGATGCAGGACAGCATTGAGCTGAGCCTCAGCCACCACCATCACCTGGGTCAGTCTTCCATCATGCCACCCCAGAGCTTGGACTCCAGTCAGTACGGCTCCTCCAATCTCCACCTGGGCCTTTCTGCTTTTCGGACTAGGACAGTCAtggccccccagcccccgcccccaccgccccccacAGCCTCTCAGCAACAGTTGGCCCAGCCTCCTCCCTCTCAGGACAGCATGGTAGCTGCCTCTGGGCTTGGGTACATTCCCCCATGTTACCTTGGCagtaacaacaataacaacccaCCCCAGGGAAGTGTTGGGGTGGGAGGCAGCATGTTAACCGGGGGTCCTCCGCCGAGGGGAATAGGTGGTGGGGGACGGCCCGATTCCGAGGAGTCGGCCATGATGAGTGTGTGTGGTAGTGGAGGAGGGGGCGGTCCCAATGCGGCCAACTCTTGA
- the dyrk1b gene encoding dual specificity tyrosine-phosphorylation-regulated kinase 1B isoform X2 encodes MVITSTVEEKPQPSNRMVANLPAESWIGNPDQNLYLPQSHLLRKPSRSGSSSGCKPHSSSLCQPAALGFSPAEPTMSSQHSHPSFSNIHSMAEQQQVLSDMTILQRRIPPSFRDPASAPLRKLSVDLIKTYKHINEVYYTKKKRRAQQVPPEDSSTKKERKVYNDGYDDDNYDYIVKNGEKWLDRYEIDSLIGKGSFGQVVKAYDHHEQEWVAIKIIKNKKAFLNQAQIELRLLELMNKHDTEMKYYIVHLKRHFMFRNHLCLVFELLSYNLYDLLRNTNFRGVSLNLTRKFAQQLCTALLFLATPELSIIHCDLKPENILLCNPKRSAIKIVDFGSSCQLGQRIYQYIQSRFYRSPEVLLGMPYDLAIDMWSLGCILVEMHTGEPLFSGSNEVDQMNKIVEVLGVPPNHMLDQAPKARKYFDKLSDGLWTVKKNKDIKKEYKPPATRRLHEILGVETGGPGGRRAGEQGHAPCDYLKFKDLILRMLDYDPKTRITPFYALQHNFFKKTTDEGTNTSSSTSTSPAMDHSHSTSTTSSVSSSGGSSGSSNDNRNYRYSNRYYNSAVTHTDYEMQSPQAPSQQQLRIWPGGEGGPLSNSGDPPYPQLLLHKPAASQHSRHFLSGVGVGMGGIMEPHHPHPIYGSHHSNGRQLRQQQQNQPQNQSQPCQSAQSLMPVSSPQMQDSIELSLSHHHHLGQSSIMPPQSLDSSQYGSSNLHLGLSAFRTRTVMAPQPPPPPPPTASQQQLAQPPPSQDSMVAASGLGYIPPCYLGSNNNNNPPQGSVGVGGSMLTGGPPPRGIGGGGRPDSEESAMMSVCGSGGGGGPNAANS; translated from the exons ATGGTGATCACTTCAACTGTGGAAGAGAAGCCACAGCCTTCCAACAGGATGGTTGCAAATTTACCTGCCGAGTCCTGGATCGGCAACCCAGATCAGAATCTGTATCTGCCACAGTCACACCTGCTCCGGAAGCCATCACGAA GTGGAAGCAGCTCAGGATGCAAGCCCCACTCCTCCTCCCTCTGCCAGCCTGCAGCCTTGGGCTTCTCCCCCGCTGAGCCAACCATGTCGAGCCAGCACAGCCACCCCTCCTTTAGCAACATCCACTCCATGGCCGAACAGCAGCAG GTGCTGTCAGACATGACCATTCTGCAGAGGAGGATCCCCCCAAGCTTCCGAGATCCAGCTAGTGCCCCACTGCGAAAACTGTCGGTTGATCTCATCAAGACATATAAGCACATCAATGAG GTGTATTATACAAAGAAAAAGCGACGTGCCCAGCAGGTTCCCCCTGAGGATTCCAGCACTAAAAAGGAGCGCAAGGTGTACAATGATGGTTATGATGATGACAATTATGACTACATTGTCAAGAATGGGGAGAAGTGGTTGGACCGTTACGAGATTGACTCACTCATTGGCAAGGGCTCCTTTGGACAG GTGGTAAAAGCCTATGACCACCATGAGCAGGAGTGGGTAGCCATCAAGatcatcaaaaacaaaaaagcctTCCTGAACCAAGCTCAAATTGAGCTGCGCTTGCTGGAGCtcatgaacaaacatgacaCAGAGATGAAGTACTACATTG TGCACCTGAAGAGACACTTCATGTTTCGGAACCACCTTTGCCTGGTGTTTGAGCTTCTGTCCTACAATCTGTACGACCTCCTGCGCAACACCAATTTCCGTGGTGTTTCGCTCAATCTGACACGCAAGTTTGCTCAGCAGTTGTGCACAGCCTTGCTGTTCTTGGCCACGCCGGAGCTTAGCATCATACACTGCGACCTAAAGCCTGAGAACATCCTCCTCTGCAATCCTAAAAGGAGTGCCATCAAAATTGTGGACTTTGGAAGCTCCTGCCAGCTGGGTCAACGG ATCTACCAGTACATCCAAAGTAGGTTCTACCGATCTCCGGAGGTACTGCTTGGCATGCCTTATGATCTGGCCATTGACATGTGGTCCCTAGGCTGCATTCTGGTTGAGATGCACACAGGGGAGCCTCTCTTCAGTGGTTCCAATGAG GTGGATCAGATGAATAAAATAGTTGAGGTGCTGGGTGTCCCCCCCAACCACATGCTAGACCAGGCCCCCAAAGCACGGAAATATTTTGACAAGCTGTCTGACGGCCTCTGGACCGTCAAGAAGAACAAGGACATAAAGAAG GAGTATAAGCCCCCTGCCACAAGACGGCTCCATGAGATTCTTGGGGTAGAAACAGGGGGACCTGGGGGCCGGCGGGCCGGAGAGCAGGGCCACGCCCCCTGCGACTACCTGAAGTTCAAAGACCTGATCCTCCGCATGCTGGACTATGACCCTAAGACCCGCATCACACCCTTCTATGCTCTGCAGCACAATTTCTTCAAGAAGACCACTGACGAGGGCACGAACACCAGCAGCTCCACCTCTACTAGCCCTGCCATGGACCACAGCCACTCCACCTCCACTACAAGCTCAGTCTCCAGCTCCG GTGGGTCTAGCGGTTCTTCCAATGACAACAGAAATTACCGGTACAGCAACCGGTACTACAACAGTGCAGTTACTCATACTGACTATGAAATGCAGAGTCCACAG GCTCCATCTCAGCAGCAGCTACGCATCTGGCCCGGAGGAGAGGGGGGTCCTCTGTCCAACAGTGGAGACCCTCCTTACCcccagctgctgctgcacaAGCCAGCTGCAAGCCAGCACTCCCGCCACTTCCTGTCTGGGGTCGGGGTCGGCATGGGAGGCATAATGGAGCCGCACCATCCCCATCCCATCTATGGGAGCCACCACAGCAATGGCCGGCAGCTCcgtcagcagcagcagaaccagcCACAGAACCAGTCGCAGCCCTGTCAGTCGGCACAGTCACTGATGCCTGTCTCCTCCCCACAGATGCAGGACAGCATTGAGCTGAGCCTCAGCCACCACCATCACCTGGGTCAGTCTTCCATCATGCCACCCCAGAGCTTGGACTCCAGTCAGTACGGCTCCTCCAATCTCCACCTGGGCCTTTCTGCTTTTCGGACTAGGACAGTCAtggccccccagcccccgcccccaccgccccccacAGCCTCTCAGCAACAGTTGGCCCAGCCTCCTCCCTCTCAGGACAGCATGGTAGCTGCCTCTGGGCTTGGGTACATTCCCCCATGTTACCTTGGCagtaacaacaataacaacccaCCCCAGGGAAGTGTTGGGGTGGGAGGCAGCATGTTAACCGGGGGTCCTCCGCCGAGGGGAATAGGTGGTGGGGGACGGCCCGATTCCGAGGAGTCGGCCATGATGAGTGTGTGTGGTAGTGGAGGAGGGGGCGGTCCCAATGCGGCCAACTCTTGA